In the genome of Candidatus Electrothrix rattekaaiensis, the window AGTAGGGGGTGGCAATACAAAATTCCCTGCTGGCTGCTGCGCGGGATTAATAGCTGAATTTCAAAGACCTGAGTATTTATGTTGAGCTCAGGTCATGTGTATTTTTTACTCACTGTTCTTTGGAGAAAGGATAAGACTTACTCGTTTTAAGGCGTTAATGAGAAAGCTATCTTGTTGGCAAGGATTCTCGTTCCTGTCTTAGGGTAGTTATTACAAGAAATTAGAAGAAGGCAGTGGAAACAAGAAAAAGTGGCATGAATATAGCATCTGTAATTATGAAAACAACGTAAAAAAAGAAAAAAACGCAGTATGTACAAGCGGAGAATATAACGGAGATACAACAGGGGTTCTGAATAAATATACTTTATTTCCCCCTTTTTTATATATAGCATAGGGTGCGCAACCCTGAGACCCCGGCAGGTTTACTCCTCCTTTTTTTTCCTGCCGGGGTACTTGAAACCGCTTGGTTTATTTTTACAAAATTAATGATGTTCAACCCTGTGCCTCGGCAGGTTTCTCCTCCTTTTTTCCCTGCCGGGGCATGTATTAATCAGAACTGATTTTTTGAGTAGCATAAGGTTCAACCCTGTGCCTCGGCAGGTTTCTCCTCCTTTTTTTCCTGCCGGGGCATGTATTAAACAGAACTGATTTTTTGAGTAGCATAAGGTTCAACCCTGTGCCTCGGCAGGTTTACTCCTCCTTTTTTTTCCTGCCGGGGCATGTTTATCAGAACTGATTTTTTGAGTAACATAAGGTTCAACCCTATACCTCGGTAGGTTTGCTCCTCCTTTTTTTCCTACCGGGGTATTTTTATAGTTGGACAGGACACCCCGTTTCGGGGTGTTTCTTTTTTCTCCTCGTCACAGTCACATCATATTCTCCGGATCCACATCAATACCCATTCTTACGCCAGCTCGGCAAACGCGCCTTTTTTCCGTAATAATCAGATCGCAGAGCCGATGCAGCTTTTCCGGTTCACGGCTTTTGAGCAGTAATTGCCAGCGAAAACGTTTTTTTATCATAGATAAGGGTGCCGGAACCGGCCCCATAATGTCCACGGCTTTCTCTTTGAGACTGCGGAGGAAGTCAGCTGTTTGTTGGGCAGTTACAGCCACATTTTCTTCTTTTTCGCCGCTGAATTTGATGTTTATCAGTCTGCCGAACGGCGGATAGGAAAGAGCGTCCCGAAATGCTACTTCCTGCTTATACAGCTTATTGTATGCATGGGAGCGGGCAAATTCGATGACATAATGTTGTGGTTGATGGGTCTGAACAATAACCCTGCCGGAATGCTTGCCCCGTCCTGCCCTACCGGTGACCTGAGCAAGGAGCTGATAAGAACGTTCAGCCGCCTTATAATCGGGAATCCCCAGCCCGCTGTCCGCCCATATAATGCCCACCAAGGTCATTGCCGGAAAATGGAGTCCTTTAGCCACCATCTGCGTACCCACCAGAATATCCACTTCATGATTGCGTACCTGATCTAAAATGCGCAAATATGCTTTGCGATCTCTTGTCGTGTCGCTGTCTAGGCGGGTAATCCTAGCATCGGGAAAAAGTTGTCGTGCCTCCTGTTCAATCCGTTCTGACCCCACACCGAGTCCGATAACCGAGCCAGACCCGCAATCCGGACAGACAAGATTCGGGGTTGTTGTATAGCCGCAATAATGGCAGAGTAAGCGGTTATCACCCTGATGATGGGTGAGCGAGACCTTGCAGTGGCGGCACTGGATGATGTATCCGCAGTCCCGGCAGAGCATAAACGCGGCATACCCTCGGCGATTGACAAAGAGTAGGCTTTGTCGTTTCTTCTCCAGGTTTTCCTGTAAGGCGGTGAAGAGCTGCTCAGAAAAAAAAGCGTTTTTTCGCTCCCGTTGTTTTTCCCGAAGATCAACAACCATTACCTCGGGCATCACCTGATCATGTATCCGTTTGGTCATGGTGAGGAGGCGATACTTTCCCTGTTCAGTATGATAAAAACTGGTCACAGAGGGGGTTGCCGAAGCAAGCAGAACCGGGCAGTCGGCAAACTTTGCCCGGAGTACAGCCATGTCTCGTCCGTTATAGCGAAGCCCGTCGTCCTGTTTATAGGCAGGTTCATGTTCTTCATCAACGATGACCAAACCGGGCTGGGCAAGCGGGGCAAAGACAGCGGAACGGGCCCCGATAACAATACGTACTTTGCCCTGAAGGATTCGCTGCCATTGATCAAACCGTTCACCGATTGAGATACCGCTGTGCAGAATGGCCAACGTGTCGCCGAAACGGGAATAAAAATGTCCTTCCAGCTGGGAGGACAGGGCTATTTCCGGTACCAGGATCAGCACGGATTTTTCGCAGGCCAGACAATGTTCCGTTGCCCGCAGATAGACCTCGGTTTTTCCGCATCCGGTCACGCCGTGCAGGAGAAAGGGCTGGAATCCTCCGGTGTCGAGTGCAGTCTTTATTACTCCGATAACCTGATCCTGTTCCGTGGTCAGGGTATCCGGTTTTGGGAAAAAAGGCGGGACCTTACCAAAGGGATCTCGATACACCCGCTGTTCTTCAAGGGTCACAAAGCCGGTTTCTGCCAGACTGTGCAGGGCCTTGCCAGCTCCGGGATATTGTCGGGTCAGTTCGGCACGAGGCAGGAGAGGATGCCCTTTGCAACGACTGAAAAACAGGTCTAAGGTTTTGAGCTCGGATTTTTTCAGTTCATCCTGTGAAGTATTCGGAATGACAGTATTTTTATCCTGATTCTCCTTTGTTTCTGTTTGGTAGCGGGCAAGGCTCTCCTGAAGTGCAGTATTCAGCCTGACCATGGTTTCGGTTTTTTTCTTGACCGTTGGGCTGAGAATCACCTCGTTGATATCAATCCATCCCTCTGTCTGCCATGTTCGCAACAGGTTCTGCATGGCTGCTTTCCTGCGAATGGTCTTTACTGTTCCCGGTAGCAGCTTCCCCTTATCCAATAATCGGTCCATCCAGGCGGACCGATTTTTTAGGGTGTTCAGAGCTGCTGGTAGTTTTCGGTGACCAGCCTCGGTCAGAGAAATTTCATACCCGGAACCAGCCCGGAGACCTGATGGCAGGGCGGTTTGAATAACCTCGCCGAGTGGATAATGGTAATAGTCGGCAAGCCAACGGAAAAAAGGTATGAGCTGTTCCGGAAAAAGGGGTTCGGGATCAAGTCGCTCCAGAATCGGCTTGATCTGATAAGGGAGGTCGGGAGAAGGGCTTGCAGAGGACAGTATATAACCGGTGACAAAACGGTTTTGCAGGGGAACCAGTACTCGAAGACCGATAGGCAAGGGCTCTGTGAGATCGACCGGTTGAGCGTAGGTCAGGTTGCCGAAAAAAGGGGCGGCGACAGCAACCTCATAAACAATCATACGGGCTGCGTCGCCGAAATCTTATCGCGAAATTTTATGGTTATCGAAAGCAATTTTTGGCGTCACAAATGGATGCAAGATGGTCTCGTAAAGGTTCACCAAGGGTCGGATGATCCAAGGCGATATCAATAATGGCCTTGAGATAGCCCATCTTGTCTCCGGCATCATACCGTTTCCCTTCAAACTCATAGGCATACATGCCGCGCTGATCAGCAAGGGCCTGAAGAGCATCAGTCAGCTGGATCTCGCCGCCATGTCCCGGAGTTGTTTTGCCAAGTGCTGCAAAGATCTCCGGCATCAACAAATAACGACCGATAATGGCCATATCAGACTTGGAAGTGCCTAGAGCCGGTTTTTCCACCATCTGCTTCACCTTGACAGTGCGTTCAAAATCAGTTTTCTCTCCTTCGACAATACCGTATTGATGCGTTTGATCCATGGGAACGCGCTGGATCGAGACGATGGACTCGTTGACCTTCTCGTAGAGGTCAATCATCTGTCGACAACATGGAACCTTGCTGCGAACAAGGTCATCTCCCAGTAGAACTAGAAAGGGTTCATCTCCCACCACCTTGCGGGCCATCCAGATCGCGTGCCCCAAACCGAGCGGTTCTTTTTGGCGTACCGAAACAACGTCAATCAGGGAGGAAGTCAGGGACAGCTCTTCCCGCAGGGCATCCTTGTTTTTGTCCTTCAAGATGGTATCAAGCTCATAATTATAGTCAAAATGATTCTCAATCGCCGACTTTCCTGCCGAGGTGATCAGGATGACCTCTTCTATTCCAGAGGCCACCACTTCTTCGACAATATACTGGATTGTTGGACGATCAACAATGGTGAGCATCTCTTTAGGGATTGCCTTGGTTGCTGGCAGAAATCTGGTGCCGAGACCAGCAACAGGAATAACGGCTTTACGGACTTTCTTCATGTTTCTCCTCTGAGTTGACTGGGCGGTAAACCCTTCCTTTCGGCTGAATAACCGGAAGGAATGTTGCGTTTGTTGAGCATTATCTCTACGGAATAAAGCAACCGGGGGCTGTGTCTGACGGCCCTGTTTGCCGATGATCCGCGATGAGGTCGAGAGTATGCAATGCGAACATGCCATGCGAACGTGCAATGCAGTTGTCGGTTGAATTATAACAATTTTACTTTTTTCTTCAAGGCGAACTTCTTGGACGTTCTTTATCATTCTTCATGAGTCCCTGCAATTGAGAGATGATTTTTTTTCATATGCTGGTATGATGACGAACAAAATAATGTAAAGATTAGGGATGCCCCCTGTTCTTTGCAATAGAGTTGAAAAAGTGCGGGAGAACACTTCTATTCGATACCTCTTCCTCTCGGGAGAGGAAGATCGGTTCTTCTTTATATACAAGGAAAACGAGGAAAAACCATGAAGAAAACATTATCTGTAGGCATGATCGGTGGCGGTCAGATGGGAGAAGCTCTGATTCGCGGCATGATAGAATCAGGGGTGACAAAGGCAGTGAATATTACAGTTGCCGATCCCATGGTCCGGCGGCGGGAGTACCTTGAAAACACCTATCAGATCAGTGCGGTGGAAACAGCAGCTGAGGTTGCCGAGAAGAGTCGTGTTATCATTTTGGCGATAAAGCCACAAATCATGGAACCGGTTCTGCGGCAGTACAGTGCCCATCTCACGGATGACCATTTGCTCATTTCCATTGCCGCCGGTATCCCTCTTGCAAGCATAGAACAAGAGGTTGGCGGGAATGTGCGTATTATCAGAGTGATGCCAAATACCCCGGCCTTGGTGCTGGCCGGTGCTTCGGCTATGAGCGGCAACGAGAACATCAAGCAGGAGGACATGGAGATTGCCCAGCAGATTTTTTCCGCTGTGGGTACCTGCATTGAAGTTCCGGAAAACCTCCTTGATGCAGTTACCGGTCTGAGCGGCTCCGGGCCCGGTTATGTGTTCACCTTTCTTGAAGCTTTGGTCGATGGTGGAGTGCTGGCCGGACTTCCGCGTCCAATAGCCGAGCAGCTTGCTCTTCAGACACTGTACGGTTCCGCCAAATTGGCCATGGAAACCCGAGAACCAGCAGCCGTGCTCAAAGGCAAGGTGACCTCGCCGGGTGGAACAACCATTACCGGAATTCAGGTTCTGGAAGAAGGGTGCCTGCGCGGTACTGTCATGACCGCAGTGGAAGCGGCAACAGAGCGTTCCAAAAGCTTGGGGCAATAATTTCCGTGCATGACGAATACGACGGATAAACACACTATGTAGTATCTGCTGAATTTCTTTTATATCCGGTAATAACGTTGCATTGTATATGAATGTATGCCACCATTAACTGGTTCTTTAAACTCGATGAGCCAGTTTTTTCACCTTGCGGAATCTCCAAGGATCATGTTGAATTAGGGCATCTTTTTCAACAACCTCGGGCTTGAGGAAATTTGTCTTGATGTATTTTTAGCCCAAAAACAAAAAATGGGGAGATTGGTCTAACAATAAAACTCCAGATTAAGCTTTGCGAAATCCTTCGACGTTCTAAAGACAGGCCAACTCCCCAAAAAGAATGCATGTAGGATAGCGAGCCGAAATTTAACTGTTCAAAATGTAAATATTATTATATCATTGATCCCTCAATGTTGTCACCCACGAAGAGAGGTCTCATGGTTATCGGCAAAGAGTTACCAGTTTTTATCACTGATTTTTTTGAAGAAATAGACGAAAGGATTAGAGCTCACAGTCCTGGCAACGGCCTGTCAAAAACACAAAAATACTGGTTGGCTTTTTGTACTTTAGCCACTCTGGCAACTAATTCGGTATGCTGGGCAAGATTTGAAAAAGTCAGCTTGGGTAGGTACAAAAAGAAAGCTCTGTCCTGGATGTTTTGTCACTCCAAAATTCCGTGGTGTTTACTGTTTCAAGTATCAGTAAATGTTATTATTTCTTTATATAGAATTACCAGTGGAACTCTTAATATTGACGAGTCGGACAATCATCGCTCCAAGCGTACGAAAAAGATCTCGTGGGTCCATAAACTCAAGGATAAGGCAACCGGTGGCTATGCTATGGGGCAATGCGTGGTGTTTATTGTTCTCGTCACTCCAATCATTACCATTCCGGTTGGATTTAAATTTTACATGCCGGATCCAGATATTACTCAATGGAGAAAAAAGTACAATAAGCTCAGAAAAATTGGAATTTCGGCGGCTCAACGACCAAAAAGACCGCCTAAAAATCCAAACTATCCTTCAAAAAACGAACTGGCAATTCAGCTCCTTAAAGAATTTAAGGAAAAATATCCTGATATCAAGGTGAAATGTGTCAATGCAGACGCATTATATGGTAATAAAAAATTCCTTACGGGTGCCGCGTCCGTCTACAAATCAACACAGATTATTAGTCAAATAGGAAAAAATAGAAAGGTTCGCCACCGTGGCAAAGATATTAGCGTGAAAGAATATTTCTCCCGCAACTCCGGAGTACTCCAACAGATAAAAATTCGTGGGGAAAAAGAAATAATGGCCACGATTGCCAGCGCACGCTTGTATGTATCCAGTCAAGGCGTTAAACGTTTTCTTGTTGCGGTAAAATACGAAGATGAGGATGAATACCGCTACCTCGTCGCTACCGATATGTCATGGAGAACAGAGGATATTGTAAAGGCTTACACTCTAAGATGGCTTGTAGAGGTTTTTTTTCAGGACTGGAAGGCCAATGAAGGATGGGCGACTTTGACCAAGCTGACAGGTGAGGAGGGGTCTCGCAACAGCTTGATCCTGAGCCTGCTGGTTGATCATTGCCTCCTTTTTCATCCGGACCAACTAGCCAGGATTAAGAACAAACTTCCCGCAGCTACTGTTGGAACCCTACGGCACCAGATTAGCATGGACAGCCTATTCATGTTCATACAAGAACTCCTACAGTCGGAAAATCCAGCTAAGGCACTCGAACAACTTGCTTCCAAGGTAAAAGAATCTGTCATTTTTTTGGCTCCCTCGAAAAAACACATGGTAGGTAGGGATCTTGGTCGACTGGAAGCAAGTCCATCATTGCAATACAGAGCTGCCGGGTGACTAAGTCACTTTGATTTGGAATAAACTTGGGGAAAATGTGTCAAGATAAAAAAACTGGCTCATCGAGATACAATCGAATGCGAAGTTATATGGGCCGCAGCGAAGAAGCATCTACCTATTTTGAAACAAGAGGTTGATGAGTACATCAATACTTGAGCTATACTGCCGGGGCCTGACAAATACAGCCCGATATTTCAATATCGGGTATGGAAGGCGAAGAATATCGATTTGTTAGCATGAGAAAAGCTATGGCACGCTTGGGCATGGTCAACTACATCAACACCGCTCCTATTTACGAAGTCTGGAAAGAGCAGGTGCATCGCCCGGACTGGCCTGTGACCGAGGCCCCGCCTGCACAGCTCAATCGGCTGCTGGCTGCCGGAGAGCTTGACCTCGGCTTTGTCTCCTGCTACGAATATGCAGTCCGCCCGGAGCAGTATCGGATCATGGCCGATCTTTCCATTTCCGCAACCGGGCCGGTGGGCAGTGTGTTTCTCTTCTCCTCGGTGCCGCCGGAGCAACTGGATGGAAAACAGGTACTCCTGACCGGTCAGTCCGACACCTCGGTCTGGCTCTTGCGCATTATTCTGGAAGACTTTTTTGAGGTCAAACCCGAATATACCCGTGGCGAGATCTTCGCCAAGCACAGACCTGAAAAAGAACCGGCAGCAGTCCTTGCCATCGGCGACGAAGCCCTGCGTCTGGCAACAGAGAGCAACTCCCCCTCCCCTGTCCAGCTGGACTTGGCGGAATTCTGGCATCAACAAACCGGGCTACCCTTTGTCTTTTCCGTCTGCGCTGTGCGTGAGAATTTTCTGACAACCGCCGAAGACGCTGCAAGGGAATTGCATCAAACCCTGCTTTCCTGTCGTGATCAAGGGAGGAAGCGTCTGCCGGAGATCTCCGAACGAGCGGCCCGTCGTATTCCTATGGACTCGACGGCCTGCCTTTGCTATCTTCAAGCTATGGAATATGATCTTTCCCCGGCCAAGCTGCAAGCCCTGGAAGAATTCTTCAGCCGCCTGATTCGCCACGGAGCGGCATCTGACAAGGCCCTGCCATTGAAAATATTCCGATGATATCCAAGTCGTTCTCAGCTTTTTCAGCCTTTGTTTTCTGGACGGTTCATGGTTCTTCTTGAGGAAAAAAAAGAGTATGTGCGGCAAACCTTTGCCGCAATCAGCCATAAATATGATTTTATCAATTCTCTGCTCTCCCTTTTGGTGGATCGCTGCTGGCGTTGGCGCACCTGCCGTCTGCTGGATGATTTCCCGGAAGGCCCGGTGCTTGATCTCTGCGCCGGGACCATGCCCCTGTCCTTGGAGCTGACCCGACAGGCCAAAGACAGGGTCGTCGTCTCTATTGATTTTTGCGAGGACATGCTCAAGGCCGGGGTGAGAAAATTGCAGGATGACCCGTGCAGCTCAAGGATCTTTCCGATCTGCGGAGACGGAGAGGCGATCCCGGCAGGCAGGGACATCTTTTGCGGCTGCACTGTGGGCTTCGGCATCCGAAATCTTGTGGATATCCCCGGTGGATTGGCGGAAATATACCGGGTTCTCCAACCCAAGGGCAGGTTGCTGATCCTTGAGTTCTCCCGCCCGACCAATATGCTCTTCAAACCGCTCTATACCTGCTATCTGCATTATATCATGCCCCGCATAGCCGGTGTCTGCTCGAATGACAGAAAGGCGTACGAATATCTTGCCCAATCCATTGCTTTGTTTTATGAACCAGAGGAGCTGCTTGCCATGATGCGGAAGGCAGGCTTCACCAAGGTGGAACGCAAAAAACTGACCTTGGGGATTGTGTCTATCTATGTGGGCATCAAGTAATACGGTGAGAACAGGATAAAATAACGGAGAAAACTATGGCCGAACTTCCTGATAACGGACTCAACATCAGCAGGCCGGTTGCGGTCTGGAACCGGGAGATCAAGGCGGAACCGCACAAGCTCTTGCTCGGCCTCAGCAAAATGGTGGTTGAAGGAGTGTTCAAGGACTGGAGCGACTTCGGCGGTGCTACTCTGGACACCCTGGATGCCCTTGGTCTGGCCAAGAAACCGGGTGAACTGGCTTGGTTGCTCATCTATCGTGCCCTGATGATGGCCTTAGCGGAATTGGTAAAAAATTACCAGGATCTGTTCCGTAATCCACCGGAAACGGAGAAGCTGGAAGGGCTTGCTGCGCTGTTTGAAGAGGAGATGGATAAGGCTGAGGTGGTTATCAGGCAGGAGTTCTTTGATCGGCCCGGTGAACTCCCTCTACTCAAGGAGCTGCAAGCCCCGTTGACTGACTGGTTGCAGGGGCTCGGTGCTTCAGAAGCTGATGCTGCCCAGATCGTCTGTCGTCTGCCGGATTATTTTATTTTTGCCCTGCACGAGACCTGGAAGAAGGCCCCGCAGGATTACGCCGCCCTGACCCAATATTTTGACAGCCCGTTCACCGGGGCGACTGAAGAGGTACGGAACTGGCTGCTCTATGCGCAGCATCTGCAACGGCAGGTCAGCGACCGGATGTTTGCTGAGGCATTCGGCGTGGACAAGGTCTATGTGCCGTTACGGGCTTATTACGAGGAAAAGGAGCAGGAGGATGAGCGCAGGCAGGAGCTGGAAGCGCAGCGGGACAAGGTAAAACGGATCGTGGTTGATCTGGAAGACGAGTTCCGCAGCTGGTTGGGCAATCCAACTGGAGAACCTGCTGTCCGCTTTCTCAGCGGCGGGCCTGGGTCGGGCAAGTCCACCTTTGCCAAGATCTTTGCCGCCAAAATCGCCAAGGAAACCGACATTCCTTGCCTCTACATTCCCCTGCACCGTTTTGATGCCACGGGAGACTTGATTGATGCTATGGAAAGCTATATCAGGAGAAGGCCGTTTTTGTCCCGCAATCCACTTGATCCCAAGAAGGGTGAGAAGCGATTACTGATCATCTTTGACGGCCTAGATGAATTAGCCTTGCAAGGCAAAGCTGCCTCGGAGGTGGCAAAGAATTTTGTATCTGAGGTATTGGATCGCATCCAAGAATTCAACGGTTATGACAAACAATGTCAGGTCATCATCACCGGGCGCACCATTGCTGTGCAGTCGGTGGCAACCAAACTGCGTGAAGCCAAGCAAATCAGTTCTGTGCTGCCCTATTTTGTCGAGGAAGAGGAGCGGAAAGAATTTCATGACCCGGACGGCCTGCTGGCCGAGGACCAGCGGCAGATCTGGTGGCGACAATATGGAGAGGCCGCAGGCAAGGGCTATGCGGGCCTGCCTGCCGACTTGGCGCGGAAGCATCTTGCTGAAATCACGGCCCAGCCCCTGCTCAATTACTTGGTCGCTTTGAGCTATGACCGCAAGAGCATCGAATTTACTGATGACACCACCCTGAATCAGATCTATGCCGATCTGATCAAGGCGGTCTATTGCCGTCAGTACGAGGAAGGCGGGCGGGTGAGTTCCTGTGCAGGCGGACTGGAGGAAGGCAAGTTTCTTCGGGTGCTGGAAGAAATCGCCTTGGCGGTCTGGCATGGGGACGGACGCACGGCCACGGTTTCCAGTATTCGGGAGAAATTCACAGCAGGCGGCATTAAACGCTATCTGGAGCAGTTCCAGGAAGGGGCTAAGGCGGGCGTGACTCGGTTGTTGACGGCCTTTTACTTCCGTCAGTCTGACAATCGCCAAGATGGTGATCCCACCTTTGAGTTCACCCATAAAAGCTTTGGTGAATACCTGACCGCCTTGCGAATTATCCGCCTTTTGCGCCAGATGCAGAAGCAGCGCAGGCGACGGCAGGAAGACCCGGATGATGGGTGGTCGGAAAAGGAGGCCCTCCAGCACTGGACAAGCTTTTGTGCGGTTACAGCGATGGATTTCGACTTGCTGCGTTTCATCAGTAACGAGTTCCAGGCAATGAAGCAGGAAGAACTGCTCAATTTGCAGGGCATGATTCGTGAGTTGCTCAGTTACACCATCAATCAGGGCCTGCCCTTTCCTGATCAGTTCCAAAGCAAAGGCTTTAAGGAACATCTGCGCTTGGCACGCAATGCAGAAGTGGCGTTGCTGGCTGTGCATTTTTTCATTGCGGATCTGACTGAACAGGTTTCGAGATTGGAATTAGAGACACGTACAGATTTCAGCAATTGGTTTTCGCGGTTGAGAACACAAGGGATTATACATTGGTTAGCGTGCTTGGATTTATCTGGCTATTACCTTATGGGGCAAGATTTTACTAACGCAATTTTTATTGCGTCATGTCTTGATAATACACAATTATCTTTATCATTTTTTGCAGGAGCGGATTTAAGGGGAGTGCAACTTAAAAAGGCTGGTCTTATTGAGGCTAATTTACAAGATGTAAATCTTGAAGGAGCGAATCTCAAAGATGCTTTCCTTATAAAAGCTATTCTGCGAGGTGCAAACCTTGAAGGAACGAATTTGGAAAAAGCAGATTTGACAGATGCCAATCTTGAAGAGGCAAATTTAACGGGTGCCAATCTCAAAGGTGCAAACCTTACATCGGCTAATTTGCGAGACGCAAGGCTTGAAGGGACGAATTTGGAGGGGACAAATTTAGAAGGTGCCAACCTCAAAGGCACCATTCTGGAAAACAAGGATTCGTAGGGGCACGGCGTGCCGTGCCCGGTGTTGCAACACCGGGCTATTCTCGGGCAGTCCCTCCGGGACGCAGTGCATCTTTTTGAGGCAGGATCATCGCCCACATGCCGACAGGCTGTCTTGTATACTTCGGATATTGCGTTCAGTTCGGATATGGCGTATGCTCAGAATGAGCGGTTCAAGTACAATAGATTTCAATCGGAGGTGTTCAATATGACCACAATTCAGAAGACCATCAGGATTCCCGCAGATCGTCAGGTCCATTTTGACCTGACGGTTCCGGGCGGTGTTCCGGTGGGTGAAGCCCAAGTGCTCATGATCATCTCTCCGCTGCCCGTCACTCGCAGGCGGAACCGGCTGGCCCGACTTGCCGGATGCCTTGCGGACAGCCCTAATTTTTCGCGCAATCCTGTTGAACTACAGAGAGAGATGCGGGATGAGTGGGAATAGGCTGGTACTTGACACCAATATCGTCCTCGGAGATGCGCTGTTGACAGAGTTTTCATTTCCTGCAAGGATTATCTGTGAGAGCTGTCAGAAACAGCAAAAGGAGGTATGTCATGGGCAATATCACTATCCGTATACCGCAACAGATTCATATTGAATATACATTGAAAAACGCAGGGCTGACCAGGCGTATCCTTGATTTGCTCAATGCTTTGATTGTTCGGGACGGCAGCCCGGATGTACATTCTGTTGATCTTGACGACACTGTGACAGAGGAAGAACCGCGTTTAGGCGATCTGGCCCTGCAGCTCTTCGGTGCCGATGCCGGAGTTGACCTGAATCTGCCGCAACACCGCGCTCATCAGCCTCTGGAGTTGGAGCCGTGATCCTGCTGGATACCAATATAATTTCCGAAGTGATGCGCCGGAAGCCTTCGGACAGGGTGCTGGGCTGGCTGAACCTCCGAAACAAGGAGGAGTTATTCGTCTCCAGCATTACCATTGCGGAAATCTGTTACGGCTTGCGTATTTTACCGGTCGGTCAACGCAAGAAACAGCTTGAGACACATTTTGAACAATTTATTGCTCAGGGGTTCACCGGGCGTATCATTGGATTTGACGAGTCTGCAGCCCGTGTCTATGCGGAAATTATGGGCCTGCGCAAAGAAAAAGGCCGTCCCATGAGTCTCCCCGACGGCCAGATCGCCGCTGTCGCCCGGAGCAATAACTTGGCTTTGGCAACCCGTAATATACGTGATTTTGGACATTGCGAGATTGAACTGATCAATCCTTTTGAGTAAATCGCTTTTATGACAACTGGCTGAAAGAACTCCAATCTTCTTCGGAGCCGGAGAAAACCCTGCCTTACCGGGCAAATAACCCGACGGAACAGGAAAAAAAGGCCCTGCAACGGGGCAAAACCGCACCGGAGCAGGTGAAACACATTCTG includes:
- the priA gene encoding primosomal protein N', which encodes MIVYEVAVAAPFFGNLTYAQPVDLTEPLPIGLRVLVPLQNRFVTGYILSSASPSPDLPYQIKPILERLDPEPLFPEQLIPFFRWLADYYHYPLGEVIQTALPSGLRAGSGYEISLTEAGHRKLPAALNTLKNRSAWMDRLLDKGKLLPGTVKTIRRKAAMQNLLRTWQTEGWIDINEVILSPTVKKKTETMVRLNTALQESLARYQTETKENQDKNTVIPNTSQDELKKSELKTLDLFFSRCKGHPLLPRAELTRQYPGAGKALHSLAETGFVTLEEQRVYRDPFGKVPPFFPKPDTLTTEQDQVIGVIKTALDTGGFQPFLLHGVTGCGKTEVYLRATEHCLACEKSVLILVPEIALSSQLEGHFYSRFGDTLAILHSGISIGERFDQWQRILQGKVRIVIGARSAVFAPLAQPGLVIVDEEHEPAYKQDDGLRYNGRDMAVLRAKFADCPVLLASATPSVTSFYHTEQGKYRLLTMTKRIHDQVMPEVMVVDLREKQRERKNAFFSEQLFTALQENLEKKRQSLLFVNRRGYAAFMLCRDCGYIIQCRHCKVSLTHHQGDNRLLCHYCGYTTTPNLVCPDCGSGSVIGLGVGSERIEQEARQLFPDARITRLDSDTTRDRKAYLRILDQVRNHEVDILVGTQMVAKGLHFPAMTLVGIIWADSGLGIPDYKAAERSYQLLAQVTGRAGRGKHSGRVIVQTHQPQHYVIEFARSHAYNKLYKQEVAFRDALSYPPFGRLINIKFSGEKEENVAVTAQQTADFLRSLKEKAVDIMGPVPAPLSMIKKRFRWQLLLKSREPEKLHRLCDLIITEKRRVCRAGVRMGIDVDPENMM
- the galU gene encoding UTP--glucose-1-phosphate uridylyltransferase GalU, with translation MKKVRKAVIPVAGLGTRFLPATKAIPKEMLTIVDRPTIQYIVEEVVASGIEEVILITSAGKSAIENHFDYNYELDTILKDKNKDALREELSLTSSLIDVVSVRQKEPLGLGHAIWMARKVVGDEPFLVLLGDDLVRSKVPCCRQMIDLYEKVNESIVSIQRVPMDQTHQYGIVEGEKTDFERTVKVKQMVEKPALGTSKSDMAIIGRYLLMPEIFAALGKTTPGHGGEIQLTDALQALADQRGMYAYEFEGKRYDAGDKMGYLKAIIDIALDHPTLGEPLRDHLASICDAKNCFR
- the proC gene encoding pyrroline-5-carboxylate reductase; translated protein: MKKTLSVGMIGGGQMGEALIRGMIESGVTKAVNITVADPMVRRREYLENTYQISAVETAAEVAEKSRVIILAIKPQIMEPVLRQYSAHLTDDHLLISIAAGIPLASIEQEVGGNVRIIRVMPNTPALVLAGASAMSGNENIKQEDMEIAQQIFSAVGTCIEVPENLLDAVTGLSGSGPGYVFTFLEALVDGGVLAGLPRPIAEQLALQTLYGSAKLAMETREPAAVLKGKVTSPGGTTITGIQVLEEGCLRGTVMTAVEAATERSKSLGQ
- a CDS encoding transposase produces the protein MVIGKELPVFITDFFEEIDERIRAHSPGNGLSKTQKYWLAFCTLATLATNSVCWARFEKVSLGRYKKKALSWMFCHSKIPWCLLFQVSVNVIISLYRITSGTLNIDESDNHRSKRTKKISWVHKLKDKATGGYAMGQCVVFIVLVTPIITIPVGFKFYMPDPDITQWRKKYNKLRKIGISAAQRPKRPPKNPNYPSKNELAIQLLKEFKEKYPDIKVKCVNADALYGNKKFLTGAASVYKSTQIISQIGKNRKVRHRGKDISVKEYFSRNSGVLQQIKIRGEKEIMATIASARLYVSSQGVKRFLVAVKYEDEDEYRYLVATDMSWRTEDIVKAYTLRWLVEVFFQDWKANEGWATLTKLTGEEGSRNSLILSLLVDHCLLFHPDQLARIKNKLPAATVGTLRHQISMDSLFMFIQELLQSENPAKALEQLASKVKESVIFLAPSKKHMVGRDLGRLEASPSLQYRAAG
- a CDS encoding menaquinone biosynthesis protein, with the protein product MARLGMVNYINTAPIYEVWKEQVHRPDWPVTEAPPAQLNRLLAAGELDLGFVSCYEYAVRPEQYRIMADLSISATGPVGSVFLFSSVPPEQLDGKQVLLTGQSDTSVWLLRIILEDFFEVKPEYTRGEIFAKHRPEKEPAAVLAIGDEALRLATESNSPSPVQLDLAEFWHQQTGLPFVFSVCAVRENFLTTAEDAARELHQTLLSCRDQGRKRLPEISERAARRIPMDSTACLCYLQAMEYDLSPAKLQALEEFFSRLIRHGAASDKALPLKIFR